One window of Cryptobacterium curtum DSM 15641 genomic DNA carries:
- a CDS encoding cation:proton antiporter: MATLELIILLFVAVLISAVLERVIPRVSLPLIQITLGLVIAVLSLNPADVSLNPEFFLVLFIAPLLFHDAKESDKLALWKNRRAILSLAVGLVIVIMLAIGFTVNLLEPSIPLAAALALGAALGPTDAVAVASLSSVAKLSRTERALLSGESLLNDATGVVAFQFAIAAATTGTFSVLESAGSFVVLFTGGLIFGLTAGWIAQWLQDILRKAGLDSTTFHVMFDVSLPFVIYVASEALGVSGIISVVAAGLIMSSVEDREVSPSASRLSIVNSSVWGVLSFGLNGIVFTMLGMELPNAFQSTWDDVTIGNQTVIGYVLAITFILIAVRFIWVAVMNYFVPSLKERLRSTLITTIGGPKGAVTLSIIFSIPYVISNGGGFPQRHLIIFLASGVILCTLLIANFLLPLLAPKGEDETSNAAEKEVNARIDILRRVIERLSAARSEVGMQATAAVINSYNRRIERIQNAADLESESTTALRIDVIEHEQSHLFELIEAGDVEEFQAYRYLRRLSKMRTYLMHRDESPFDLHRLHHLYSLIVSYLRTGRQRVRQSEDGAAALDVQARSQAEAIRYLHTLMQKEENSYPTEVIANVLLTYQNAYRATQQSRPSITQYTSVSDRIETVERMAYRFELDEIQDALEAGEIDRKCAKNLNESVYLMMVDLEMNL; this comes from the coding sequence ATGGCTACTCTTGAGCTTATTATTCTGCTCTTCGTTGCAGTCCTTATATCAGCCGTACTCGAGCGCGTTATCCCTCGGGTTTCCCTTCCACTTATTCAAATCACGCTCGGCTTGGTAATCGCAGTACTTTCGCTGAATCCTGCTGATGTTTCACTGAACCCAGAATTTTTTCTCGTGCTGTTTATCGCACCGCTTCTGTTTCATGATGCCAAAGAGTCCGACAAACTTGCTCTCTGGAAAAATCGGCGTGCAATTCTTTCTCTCGCCGTCGGACTTGTGATTGTCATCATGCTCGCCATTGGCTTTACAGTAAATTTACTTGAGCCTTCTATCCCACTGGCAGCCGCGCTCGCTTTGGGGGCAGCACTTGGGCCAACTGACGCAGTAGCAGTTGCTTCACTTTCTTCTGTGGCGAAACTTTCTCGCACGGAACGTGCCCTATTATCAGGCGAATCGCTACTCAATGATGCGACAGGCGTTGTCGCGTTTCAATTTGCTATAGCAGCGGCGACAACCGGTACATTTTCTGTCTTAGAATCGGCTGGATCATTCGTTGTGCTTTTCACGGGTGGGTTAATTTTCGGCCTAACAGCCGGATGGATAGCGCAGTGGCTCCAAGACATACTGCGCAAAGCCGGACTCGACTCAACAACGTTTCACGTTATGTTCGATGTTTCGCTGCCCTTTGTCATCTATGTTGCATCCGAAGCACTCGGAGTAAGTGGCATTATTAGCGTGGTGGCAGCTGGTCTTATCATGAGCTCGGTTGAAGACCGTGAAGTCAGTCCAAGCGCTTCGCGCCTAAGCATTGTCAACAGTAGCGTATGGGGGGTGCTTTCATTTGGGTTAAATGGCATCGTATTCACTATGCTCGGCATGGAACTGCCTAATGCTTTTCAGAGCACCTGGGATGATGTAACTATCGGTAATCAGACCGTTATCGGATACGTACTAGCGATCACCTTTATTCTTATCGCCGTGCGCTTTATATGGGTAGCGGTCATGAATTACTTTGTTCCCTCACTAAAAGAACGACTGCGCTCAACCCTTATTACCACTATCGGTGGCCCTAAAGGTGCCGTCACGCTTTCAATTATCTTTTCGATCCCCTATGTCATCAGTAACGGCGGTGGATTCCCTCAGCGTCATCTCATTATCTTTTTGGCTTCAGGCGTTATTCTTTGCACCCTGTTGATTGCCAATTTCCTTCTGCCTCTTCTTGCTCCGAAAGGCGAAGACGAAACCTCTAATGCAGCAGAAAAAGAAGTAAACGCACGTATTGACATCCTCAGACGTGTTATCGAACGGCTTTCAGCGGCGCGCAGTGAAGTCGGCATGCAAGCGACCGCAGCGGTAATCAATTCCTATAACCGACGTATTGAGCGCATACAAAACGCAGCTGATCTTGAAAGTGAATCAACAACCGCACTGCGTATCGATGTTATTGAACACGAGCAAAGTCATCTTTTTGAACTTATTGAGGCCGGCGATGTTGAAGAATTTCAGGCGTATCGCTATTTGCGCCGTCTTTCGAAGATGCGCACCTATCTTATGCATCGCGACGAGTCCCCCTTTGACCTCCATCGGCTTCACCATTTGTATTCGCTTATAGTGAGCTATTTAAGAACCGGCCGTCAACGTGTGCGTCAGAGTGAGGATGGTGCCGCCGCCCTTGATGTCCAGGCGCGCAGCCAGGCTGAAGCTATTCGTTATTTGCATACCTTAATGCAGAAGGAAGAGAACTCCTACCCCACTGAAGTGATTGCCAATGTGCTTTTGACGTATCAAAACGCATATCGAGCAACGCAGCAGAGTCGGCCAAGTATCACGCAATATACGTCGGTTTCAGACCGCATCGAAACCGTTGAGCGGATGGCTTATCGCTTTGAACTTGATGAAATACAAGACGCGCTCGAAGCAGGTGAAATCGACCGAAAATGCGCCAAAAATCTCAACGAAAGTGTCTACCTTATGATGGTCGATCTCGAAATGAATTTATAA
- a CDS encoding sodium-dependent transporter: MEEKEREHFASRLGFILVAAGCAIGLGNVWRFPYIAGEYGGAAFILIYLIFLAILGLPVMVMEFAVGRASQSSTARSFHILPAQGNFQWFSWWGYIGSMVLLMFYTTVCGWMFAYIFKLGSGEFAAAESEVSQAAFASMIADPGQLVFWMLVSVAIGAVVSFIGVQKGVERVAKFLMAGLFIILIALCIRAVTLPGAEGGLAFYLQPDFSHLFAGDTLPEKFATFGNALYAAMGQAFFSLSVGMGGMAIFGSRIGRDRSLTGEALSATVLDTLVAVLAGLIIFPACFAFGVSPESGPSLVFVTLPIVFGQMPFGQIWGALFFVFMSFAAISTVIAVFETLVTWVEDRWGFSRKKAVLMNVCILAVLSIPCALGFNVWSGFELPGIGNIQAIEDFIVSNNILPLGALILTIFCTWKIGWGWDNLMAEVDAGEGIKFPRWLRPWCTYGIPVLMVIIFIMGYAPMISSLFAG, encoded by the coding sequence ATGGAAGAAAAAGAACGCGAGCATTTTGCCTCGCGCCTCGGTTTTATCCTTGTGGCAGCGGGTTGTGCCATTGGTCTTGGTAATGTATGGCGTTTTCCGTATATTGCTGGCGAATACGGTGGCGCGGCATTTATTCTTATCTACCTTATATTCCTTGCAATTTTAGGCCTCCCCGTTATGGTGATGGAATTTGCCGTCGGACGTGCTAGCCAGAGTAGTACGGCTCGGTCGTTCCATATTTTGCCCGCACAGGGTAACTTTCAGTGGTTTTCGTGGTGGGGCTATATCGGCTCGATGGTCCTGCTTATGTTCTATACCACTGTTTGTGGTTGGATGTTTGCTTATATTTTCAAGTTGGGCTCTGGTGAGTTTGCGGCGGCGGAAAGTGAAGTTTCGCAAGCTGCCTTTGCTTCGATGATTGCTGATCCAGGACAGCTGGTATTTTGGATGCTTGTTTCCGTTGCTATTGGTGCTGTTGTATCGTTTATTGGTGTGCAAAAGGGCGTTGAGCGCGTGGCAAAATTCCTTATGGCGGGCTTGTTTATTATCTTAATAGCGCTCTGTATCCGTGCCGTCACACTGCCTGGTGCCGAAGGTGGTCTTGCGTTTTATCTCCAGCCCGACTTCAGTCATCTTTTTGCGGGCGATACCCTACCCGAAAAGTTCGCCACATTTGGTAATGCGCTGTATGCCGCTATGGGTCAGGCATTCTTTAGTTTGTCGGTTGGCATGGGCGGTATGGCTATCTTTGGATCGCGCATTGGCCGTGATCGCAGTCTGACAGGTGAAGCTCTTTCAGCAACGGTGCTCGATACACTGGTTGCTGTTTTGGCAGGGCTTATTATCTTTCCTGCCTGTTTTGCGTTCGGCGTGAGTCCTGAATCTGGTCCGTCGCTCGTGTTTGTGACACTGCCTATCGTGTTTGGTCAAATGCCCTTTGGCCAAATCTGGGGTGCACTGTTCTTTGTCTTTATGAGTTTTGCGGCTATTTCAACGGTTATTGCAGTATTTGAAACGCTTGTGACCTGGGTTGAAGACCGCTGGGGTTTTTCGCGCAAAAAAGCAGTGCTCATGAATGTCTGTATTCTTGCGGTTTTGAGCATCCCCTGTGCGCTGGGCTTCAACGTGTGGAGTGGCTTTGAGCTTCCGGGTATCGGTAATATCCAAGCCATCGAAGACTTCATTGTCTCGAACAACATTTTGCCACTCGGCGCCTTGATCTTGACGATCTTCTGCACGTGGAAAATTGGCTGGGGTTGGGATAACTTAATGGCCGAAGTTGATGCTGGTGAGGGTATTAAATTTCCCCGCTGGTTACGTCCTTGGTGTACTTACGGCATACCAGTGTTGATGGTGATTATCTTTATCATGGGGTACGCCCCTATGATTTCATCGCTTTTTGCTGGTTAG
- a CDS encoding response regulator: MIDVAIADDHAVVRQGFAFIINSQCDMRVVGEAADGKEAYDLVARVEPHVLLLDISMPPGENGLIACERISCDFPSTRIIILTMFEETDYLFYTLRGGAAGYVLKNSSTEVLLGAIRKVATGETYIEPNMAQALSGKLHGQSGVAEKNPYHELSSREFEIFSLLAQGYTNKEAADKLFISVKTVETHRSKIYAKLGVNSRAELVHLALKYHLLDL; encoded by the coding sequence ATGATCGACGTTGCTATTGCCGATGACCATGCCGTTGTCCGACAAGGATTTGCTTTTATTATCAATTCTCAATGCGACATGCGCGTTGTTGGAGAAGCAGCCGACGGCAAAGAAGCCTATGATCTTGTTGCACGGGTTGAACCACACGTGCTACTGCTTGATATTTCAATGCCGCCTGGCGAAAACGGACTGATTGCCTGCGAGCGAATATCATGCGATTTCCCTAGCACACGGATCATTATTCTTACCATGTTCGAAGAAACCGATTATCTCTTCTATACTCTGCGTGGCGGAGCAGCGGGCTACGTGCTTAAAAATTCTTCAACCGAAGTGCTCCTTGGCGCAATTAGAAAAGTAGCTACTGGGGAAACGTACATTGAACCAAATATGGCGCAAGCACTATCGGGAAAACTTCATGGCCAGTCTGGTGTGGCTGAAAAGAACCCGTATCATGAACTATCAAGCCGTGAATTCGAAATATTTTCTCTGTTGGCACAAGGGTATACAAACAAAGAAGCCGCCGACAAGCTATTTATTTCCGTAAAAACCGTCGAAACGCATCGCAGCAAAATATATGCAAAACTTGGCGTAAATTCACGTGCCGAACTCGTCCATCTTGCTCTTAAATATCACTTGCTCGACCTATAG
- a CDS encoding GAF domain-containing sensor histidine kinase: MQWRFLDYDTAVDALRAEFGFDFTTIGLAPHVGAPLRWVYASGASGNRYCRIVLSPGHGVGGIVLKAGRPMLFTNIDAQLDPRKYSSYPIIFAEDLRSFCALPLVKASIEGESVHGVLVCAFRSTDASHKDIFARLFKELEDGFCNFSVRCSEFINLNGAHTVGPDEQATTDQKNRPASGEVAIQQAQESERRRISRELHDGLAQELLSVSMLIRQAELKQNNPSTDTLLTEAQSTLRCLMDDIHKLSVELRPLALDDLGLSAALRAQAQLYCKTFGPQIDVVDETNGQRFPHTIETHAYRIAQEALLNACKYSQSDHISVHIATNNTHLLIHILDTGCGFDVAHPPIRGHGCGLAGMKERARSIDGTLDITSNERGTQVVLRIPTPTVTQEESAVTQEGADSL, encoded by the coding sequence ATGCAATGGCGTTTTCTCGACTACGATACGGCGGTTGACGCCCTGCGTGCAGAATTTGGCTTCGACTTCACTACTATCGGTCTTGCCCCTCATGTAGGGGCACCCCTACGTTGGGTTTATGCTTCAGGCGCCTCAGGTAACCGCTATTGTCGCATTGTTCTTTCACCAGGTCACGGTGTGGGCGGTATCGTACTTAAAGCTGGTCGGCCCATGCTTTTTACCAATATTGACGCCCAGCTTGATCCACGAAAGTATTCCAGTTATCCCATTATATTTGCTGAAGACTTGCGCAGCTTCTGCGCCCTTCCCTTGGTAAAAGCCAGCATAGAAGGTGAATCAGTTCACGGCGTTTTAGTGTGTGCATTCAGAAGCACTGACGCAAGTCATAAAGATATTTTTGCACGCCTGTTTAAAGAACTGGAAGATGGTTTCTGCAACTTTTCCGTGCGCTGCAGCGAATTTATCAACCTCAACGGTGCGCATACCGTAGGGCCAGATGAACAGGCAACCACCGACCAAAAAAACCGTCCTGCATCTGGCGAGGTCGCTATACAGCAAGCACAGGAAAGCGAGCGTCGGCGCATATCTCGTGAGTTACATGATGGGCTCGCTCAGGAGCTCTTGAGTGTTTCGATGCTCATTCGACAAGCTGAATTAAAGCAAAACAACCCCTCAACTGATACCTTACTTACCGAAGCACAATCAACGCTGCGTTGTCTTATGGACGACATCCATAAACTTTCGGTTGAACTACGCCCGCTTGCCCTTGATGACCTCGGCTTATCGGCAGCGCTTCGTGCTCAGGCGCAGCTGTACTGTAAAACATTTGGACCGCAGATAGACGTCGTGGATGAAACCAACGGCCAGCGCTTTCCTCATACCATCGAAACGCACGCCTATCGTATTGCACAAGAAGCCTTATTGAATGCCTGTAAGTACTCGCAAAGCGATCATATTAGTGTGCATATCGCAACGAACAATACACATCTTTTGATTCACATTCTTGATACCGGCTGCGGTTTCGATGTTGCTCATCCCCCCATCAGGGGACATGGTTGTGGCCTTGCCGGCATGAAAGAACGTGCGCGTTCCATTGACGGAACACTCGATATCACTTCAAATGAACGAGGTACACAAGTCGTGCTTCGTATACCTACGCCCACTGTCACACAAGAAGAATCTGCTGTGACACAGGAAGGAGCAGACAGCCTATGA
- the mscL gene encoding large conductance mechanosensitive channel protein MscL, which produces MRGFLKEFKEFVSRGNVMDMAVGIIIGAAFTAIVTSLVSDVVMPIVSLAIGGADFSSLAVTFGTGDNAATLNYGKFIQAIVNFILVAFVVFCLVKAIATTEGHIASAKKDSQEESAVRECPFCKEEIAASATRCPHCTSELPNKAA; this is translated from the coding sequence ATGCGCGGCTTCCTCAAAGAATTTAAAGAATTTGTATCACGTGGCAACGTGATGGATATGGCCGTTGGTATCATCATCGGTGCAGCTTTTACTGCTATCGTCACCTCGCTGGTAAGTGATGTGGTAATGCCAATAGTATCGCTAGCGATTGGTGGTGCTGATTTCTCTTCTCTGGCAGTTACCTTTGGTACTGGCGACAATGCAGCAACGCTTAATTACGGCAAATTTATCCAGGCAATCGTCAACTTTATTCTTGTTGCATTTGTTGTGTTTTGCCTTGTTAAAGCAATTGCTACGACAGAAGGCCATATTGCATCTGCTAAGAAAGACTCTCAAGAGGAATCAGCTGTGCGTGAGTGTCCGTTCTGCAAGGAAGAGATTGCTGCTTCAGCTACGCGCTGCCCGCATTGCACAAGTGAACTTCCTAATAAGGCGGCGTAA
- the murI gene encoding glutamate racemase: MQVNQWSGYVGVFDSGVGGISVLRNLVRELPAENFLYYGDSAHAPYGDKTIVEVRSLSANIVETMLARGVKAIVIACNTATSAAAEHLRECYPGLPIIGMEPALKPAAINPQHQNILVMATTVTLKLDKFQQLAHTWGSQSHIIALPCPGLADLVETGDLDSDAIRSYLAEKLAPYRGQVDSVVLGCTHYPFLKRQIHQVLGAEVPLFDGGAGCARQTRRLLSETHLLVNTPQTGRVIFETSSADTQTLKLYERLFSIPLSTEQ; this comes from the coding sequence TTGCAAGTAAATCAATGGAGTGGATACGTCGGTGTATTCGATTCGGGCGTCGGTGGCATCAGTGTCCTGCGCAATTTAGTGCGCGAATTGCCCGCTGAAAACTTTTTGTACTATGGCGATTCTGCCCATGCCCCGTACGGTGATAAAACGATTGTCGAAGTGCGCAGCCTTTCAGCAAATATCGTTGAAACAATGCTCGCTCGTGGCGTTAAAGCTATCGTTATCGCTTGTAATACCGCCACAAGCGCTGCTGCAGAACATCTGCGCGAATGCTATCCAGGCCTACCCATTATTGGAATGGAACCAGCTCTTAAACCAGCCGCAATAAACCCGCAGCATCAAAACATACTGGTTATGGCAACTACTGTTACCTTAAAGCTTGACAAATTCCAGCAGCTTGCTCACACATGGGGCAGCCAATCTCATATCATCGCCCTTCCCTGCCCGGGACTTGCTGATCTCGTAGAAACAGGCGATCTCGATAGCGATGCTATACGAAGCTATCTTGCAGAAAAACTAGCCCCATATCGCGGGCAGGTCGACAGCGTCGTGCTCGGCTGCACCCACTATCCCTTCCTCAAACGGCAGATTCACCAGGTACTAGGAGCAGAAGTGCCGCTTTTTGATGGTGGGGCTGGCTGTGCACGACAAACACGACGTTTGCTTTCCGAAACACATTTACTTGTGAATACCCCACAAACAGGTCGCGTTATCTTTGAAACAAGTAGCGCTGATACGCAAACGCTCAAGCTCTACGAACGCCTCTTTAGTATTCCGCTTTCGACTGAGCAATAA
- a CDS encoding ABC transporter substrate-binding protein, translating to MRKNQLTVSRRSFVAAGATMAAAMGLGLSGCGSSSNSMSQGAQGGGELTAAVAYETKNYHPSTTSSALAMGSNWHVVEGLYELNLSTYTPYQALAAGDPVKVSDTEYTVKLRDDAKFSDGTAVTAADVVSSYERIIAQKSLYIPFLTFIESVTASDDSTVDFKLAYPFSLVKQRLSLIKVVPSSATDEELTAMPVGSGPWKYDSIDEKTITFSPNENYNGEFSAFDKSMKWDIIKDDTARTTALQEGSVMVMESVPADMQAQLQSAGVTVDSVQGFNLPFLMFNTKKAPFDDNRVRQAFFYAIDVDKLIANAMSGLAAKATSFLPENHANYHRASTVFDHDTDKAKSLLAEAGVTNLSLTLDTTDHPWITALSAQVKNDLEATGVLKVDIQSQASSSLYANRTDTDNPEFDVVMAPGDPSVFGNDPDLLMNWWYGDNTWTKKRTQWGGSESYEKLHSLMQQAVESDGSTQQTLWNQCFDLIAEQVPLYPLFHRQMLTGYYADRIADYKPIGTTGLNFIGAATTGK from the coding sequence ATGCGGAAGAATCAATTGACAGTGAGCCGTCGTAGCTTTGTAGCTGCGGGCGCAACTATGGCTGCGGCGATGGGCTTGGGCCTATCCGGCTGCGGATCGTCTTCCAACTCGATGAGTCAGGGTGCTCAAGGCGGAGGCGAACTGACAGCTGCTGTCGCGTATGAGACGAAGAACTATCATCCATCCACCACGTCATCTGCTCTTGCTATGGGTTCTAACTGGCATGTGGTTGAGGGTCTCTACGAATTAAATTTGAGCACATACACCCCGTATCAAGCGCTAGCTGCGGGCGATCCCGTTAAGGTTTCCGATACGGAATACACGGTTAAGCTGCGCGATGATGCAAAGTTTTCTGATGGTACTGCGGTAACCGCTGCCGACGTTGTTTCTTCATATGAGCGCATTATCGCTCAGAAGAGCCTCTACATTCCGTTTTTAACCTTTATCGAAAGCGTTACTGCTTCCGATGATTCAACGGTTGACTTCAAACTGGCATATCCTTTTTCGTTGGTGAAGCAGCGCTTATCGCTTATCAAGGTTGTTCCTTCGTCAGCAACCGACGAAGAGCTGACCGCTATGCCAGTTGGCTCAGGTCCGTGGAAGTATGATTCCATCGACGAGAAGACCATCACGTTTTCGCCTAACGAGAACTATAACGGTGAATTTTCTGCCTTTGATAAATCGATGAAATGGGACATCATCAAAGATGACACCGCTCGCACAACGGCGCTGCAAGAGGGTTCAGTTATGGTAATGGAAAGCGTTCCGGCCGATATGCAGGCGCAGCTACAGTCCGCCGGTGTGACCGTCGATAGCGTTCAGGGCTTCAATCTGCCCTTCCTTATGTTCAACACGAAAAAGGCGCCGTTTGATGACAATCGCGTGCGCCAGGCATTCTTCTATGCCATTGATGTCGACAAGCTGATTGCAAATGCCATGAGTGGTTTGGCTGCAAAAGCAACGAGCTTTTTGCCGGAAAACCATGCGAATTATCATCGCGCTTCTACCGTGTTTGACCACGACACCGATAAAGCGAAGAGTCTTTTGGCCGAAGCGGGTGTCACCAATCTGAGCTTGACACTTGATACGACCGACCATCCATGGATTACGGCGCTGTCTGCTCAGGTCAAAAACGATCTTGAAGCAACAGGCGTACTCAAGGTTGACATTCAGTCTCAGGCATCTTCGTCGTTGTATGCAAACCGCACTGACACCGACAATCCTGAATTTGATGTGGTCATGGCACCGGGCGACCCGTCGGTGTTCGGCAACGACCCCGACCTGCTTATGAACTGGTGGTATGGCGATAATACTTGGACCAAGAAGCGCACACAGTGGGGCGGCAGCGAAAGCTACGAGAAGCTGCATAGCCTTATGCAGCAGGCCGTTGAATCTGACGGCAGCACTCAACAGACGCTCTGGAACCAGTGCTTTGACTTGATTGCCGAACAAGTGCCGCTGTATCCGCTGTTCCACCGTCAGATGCTTACTGGCTACTATGCCGATAGGATTGCCGATTACAAGCCTATTGGTACCACTGGTCTCAACTTTATTGGGGCTGCCACCACAGGCAAATAA
- a CDS encoding ABC transporter permease: MNNLLRLVGKRLIALPIMVLGVTILVFFIMSFSPIDPAYSALGEGASQEALDAYRAAHGLNDPWIVQYGNFMAGMVQGSLGTYGANESSVAAKVATALPITLQLTFIGLIIAVVLSLILGVVSALYRDRWPDKVIRVFSIACIATPSFWLAVLLILLFSSMLHALPASGQLPSFTANPGGYLARMAMPAFALGVPVAGQMTRVIRTAMVEELDKDYVRTAIGFGIPRNVVIARNVLRNALITPVTVLGLKIGHLIGGAVVIEVIFNLQGMGMAILQGVQENYPTLVQGVTLVVAVTFILINIVVDMLYIVINPRIRTV; the protein is encoded by the coding sequence GTGAACAACCTGCTGCGATTGGTGGGCAAGCGCCTGATTGCTTTGCCTATCATGGTGCTGGGCGTCACGATTCTCGTCTTTTTCATCATGTCCTTTTCACCGATTGATCCGGCGTATTCAGCCTTGGGAGAAGGTGCTTCTCAAGAGGCACTTGATGCTTATCGCGCTGCTCATGGGCTCAACGACCCTTGGATTGTTCAATACGGTAATTTCATGGCAGGCATGGTGCAGGGCAGCCTTGGAACGTATGGAGCCAATGAAAGTTCAGTAGCTGCCAAAGTAGCGACAGCGCTGCCTATAACGCTGCAGTTAACGTTTATCGGGCTTATTATCGCGGTCGTTCTTTCACTGATTCTTGGTGTGGTGTCAGCGCTCTATCGCGATCGTTGGCCCGACAAGGTTATTCGCGTGTTTAGTATTGCCTGCATTGCGACACCTTCGTTTTGGCTCGCGGTGTTGTTAATTCTGCTGTTTTCTTCAATGCTTCATGCCCTGCCTGCTTCGGGGCAGTTACCGTCATTTACAGCCAATCCGGGTGGGTATTTGGCACGTATGGCAATGCCAGCATTTGCTTTAGGTGTGCCGGTTGCTGGGCAGATGACACGTGTAATCCGTACTGCCATGGTCGAAGAACTCGACAAAGACTACGTGCGTACCGCTATCGGATTTGGCATACCCCGCAACGTAGTGATTGCGCGCAATGTACTGCGCAACGCGCTTATTACTCCTGTGACGGTGCTTGGTCTAAAAATCGGTCACCTTATCGGTGGCGCGGTGGTTATTGAAGTTATCTTCAATCTGCAGGGGATGGGCATGGCTATTTTGCAAGGTGTGCAAGAGAATTATCCCACCCTGGTGCAGGGCGTTACCCTGGTTGTGGCAGTCACGTTTATCCTAATCAACATTGTGGTCGATATGCTCTATATCGTTATTAATCCGCGGATTAGGACGGTGTAG